The Flavobacterium sp. 102 genomic interval AAACTCCATGCAAGCCCACAAATCGATGGCATTGGAGATTACCAAAAAACGCTTGGAAATTATGGAAGCTACCATTTTAAAATCGGCTCAAATAGACATTCGAGAAATAGAAAAAAACAACGAAATCACAGGAACTAAAGTCACTTTGCGATTACCGGTTCAGTATATACAATAGTAAAAAGTCATAAAGATTAAATCCTTTTGACATTAAAACAAAAATATGATTACAGCAGTATTAATAGACGATGACAAGCATTTACGCACCGGTTTAAAAGCGCTTTTAGAGCGGTACACTAATGAAATTCATATTATAAGCGAAGCCGAAAGTGTAAAAACCGGAGTAGCACTTTTGGAGAAAATACAACCGCAAGTTATCTTCCTAGATATTCACTTATCTGACGGAACCGGATTTGACATTTTGGAACAATTGGCTAAAACCAAAGGCAAAACCAACGCGCATATTGTATTTATAACCGCTCATGAGCAATATGCGGTGAAAGCATTCAAATTTAGTGCTTTGGATTTTTTACTAAAACCGGTCGATCCGGAAGAATTGCAAAATACTATTGCCAAAATTAAAGAAGCCGTTGGCAAAAGTAACTCGTTTGAACATATCGATTTGCTGTTGGAAAACATTCGTAAGAAAGTGGATAATTTTAAGCGAATTGCCCTTTCTACAAGCGATGGCATTCATTTATTTGAAGTTTCAGATATTATTCGATGTGAAGCCAAAGCCAATTATACTGAGTTTTTTATCAAAAATCATAAGCCAGTCTTGATTTCAAAAACACTCAAAGAATACGAAGAATTATTAACAGAACACGGATTTGAACGCATACATCAATCGCATTTAATAAATCTTTCCTATCTGAAATCCTATATCAAATCGGATGGCGGTTATGTGATTATGGCTGATAATACTAAAATAAGCATTGCGCAAAGCAAAAAAGAACGATTACAAGAATTAATTAAGGCACTTTAAAACTTAGAAAACATGACAATATTATATAAATTAATAACGATGAAAAAACTAGTCCTACTACTACTGCTCTTTACCGGAATAATGGTAAATGCACAAATTGTAAACATTCCGGATGCCAATTTTAAAACAACATTATTATCCGCAAGTCCAACCGTTCAGATAGCGCAAGACTTTAACGATCAATGGATAAAAATTGACGCCAACAATGATGGTGAAATTCAAGAAAGCGAAGCAGAAGCTGTAAAAGTTTTAGCTATTTCCGAATTGCTTATATTCAACGTTACCGGACTTAACAGCTTTAGTAATGTTGAGGATTTAAGACTCTCTACAAGTTTGATATCATCATTAGATGTAAGTGCTTTAAGCAATCTTAGGATAATGACATGCTCCAACATGCCTATTCTGAACACTATAACAGCGAACAATTTAACGGATTTAACTGATTTATCTTGTTATAATTTAAACAACCTCAACAACTTAAATATTAGTAACCTGAACAGCTTAACAAAACTAAACTGTCTTAGCACTTCTATTGACACTTTAAATCTTAGTGGATTGACCAATCTTACAGAAATCCTTTTTTTAGGGAATACAACTACTTCTATAAATCTTACAGGACTTACCAATCTAACTAAACTAAACTGCTCATACAACCAGCTTACAACCTTAAATGTTAATGGACTTACCAATCTTACCGATTTAAACTGTTCAGGTAATCAACTGACTAACTTGAATGGATTAACTGATCTTGTAAAATTAAATTGTAGCTATAATAAACTTACCGTTTTAAATGTAAACGGCATAGCAAGTTTAAGCGAATTGGATTGTTCTGGAAACGAGCTGACCAGCTTAACTGTTAACGGACTGACCAACCTTACAAAACTTTTTTGCAACAATACTAAAATAACCAATTTAAATATTAATGGGTTAACCAACTTAGTAACGTTAGAGACTAGTTATAATAACGAGCTTACAAGTGTAACTTTAGCCAACCTGACTAATCTACAGGAATTTAAAGTTATTGGTAATGTAGCCAGCAATTCAGAAACCTTAAGCCAACTAACTAGTTTGAACATTAATGGTTTACCAAATCTATCCAAATTAAATTGTAGCTATGGAAAGCTAACAACCTTAAATTTAAGTGGTCTTAATAATTTAACTGAATTGGATTGCTCTAGTAATCTAATCACTAGCTTAAATTTAACTAACCTGCCAAACATCCTAAAAGTAAACTGTTCCAGAAATTATATCTCCAATTTAGATGCTTCCAATTTGCCAAGTTTAGTAGAATTAACATGTGCTGGTGTCTATATAATAGGTGGTCAATATAGTGGTCAGTTGACCAATCTTAATGTAGTTGGTTTGGCTAATTTGAAAAAATTATCTTGTAGCGGAAATTTATTAACCAATCTTGATTTAACCGGATTAACTAGCTTAGAAGAATTGTACTGCGATGGTCTAAACAATATAGGACAACTTACTTCCCTAAATGTAAACAATTTAGCCAATCTAAGAATACTAAGTTGTATCAATCAACAACTTACCAACCTAAATGTGAGCAATTTGGTTAATCTAACGAATTTAAATTGTTCGTACAATGCCATTAGTAGTTTAGACTTAACAGGTTTGATTAACCTTGAAGTATTGGAATATGCTTACAATCAATTAGCCAACTTAAACTTAATTAATTTGCCTAATCTTAGAACTTTAAATTGTTCTTATAATCAATTACAAACTCTGAATGTGCTTAATTTAACCTCACTTGAAGATTTAATTTGTTCAAATAACCAATTAACTACTCTAAATTTAAGCGGCTTAACCAATCTAATAACTTTAAATTTTTCAAACAACAACCTCACCCTTACAAATGTTAGTGGCTTATCAACCAATCTTAAAACTCTAATTTGTATATCAAACAATTTAACGAATTTAGATGTGAGTAATCTACCAAATCTTGAAACTTTAAACTGTTATGCTAATGAACTTACCAGTTTAGAGGTAAGTAGTTTGACCAGTTTGAAATATTTAGATTTCGCTCAAAACCAAATCACAGCTATAGAAGTTAGTAACTTATCCTTACTTGAAACCTTAAATTGTGCCCGTAATCAACTGACCGATTTAAATATAAACGGTCTTAACAATCTAGTGACATTATATTGTGGTGAAAATCAATTGACAAGTTTAGATTTAACTAACCATCAAAATCTAAAATTTCTAGATTATTCTAATAATACAATCCCTGATTTGGATGTGAATTTTTTAACCAACCTAAATTCATTGGGATGTGCCGAAACTCAAAGTACAGTTTTGAATGTAAGCAATTTAACTAATCTTCAATCTTTATATTGTGACAACAATCAACTGACTACACTGGATATTAACAATTCACCTTATCTAAATGTATTAAGATGTAACGACAATCTGTTAACTACTTTATTTTTAAAAAATGGAAAAGCTGAACAAAGCTTAAATTTTAGTAATAACCCAAATTTGGAATATATCTGCGCCGATGATTCACAAATTCAAAGCATTCAAACAACGCTTAATGGTTTAGGAATGAATGCAACAGTTTCGAACTCTTACTGTACTTTCTCGCCAGGTGGAAATCACAACACTATAACAGGAATCGCCATTTTTGACGACAACAATGATGGTTGCGATGTAACCGATGTTGTAAATCCATTTGTTAGACTTAATGTAAGTGATGGAAATGAAAATGGTGCTACTGTTACTAATATTAATGGTACGTATAACTTTTACACCGGTGCCGGAAATTATACAATAGCACCAAATACAGAAAACCCAACTTGGTTCACTTTTTCGCCAAACTCAGCTGAATTTGAGTTTTTAAATGATAACAACAACATTTCAACCCAAAACTTTTGTATCACTGCTGTTGGTTTACACAAGGATATCGAAGTTGTTTTCACACAGTTAGAACCTGCAAGACCGGGCTTTGATGCAAAATACAAAGTAGTCTATAAAAATAAAGGAAATCAAATGTTATCTGGAACTGTTAATTTGCAATTTGATGATACTAAAACCGATTTTGTTTCTGCTTCGCCAGCTGTTGATGTAACTGCAACTAACTCACTTTCATGGAACTTTACCAATCTGATGCCTTTTGAAAATAGAAGTATTGAATTGATGCTTAACATCAACTCACCTATGGAAACACCAGCGGTTAACAATGGAGACATCTTAAATTTCACTGCTTCCATAACACCAGTTGTTGATGATGAGCTTCCATCAGACAATCAATTTGTATTCAACCAAATTGTCTTGGGATCTTTTGACCCTAACGATATTATTTGTCTTGAAGGCGATACGGTTTCACCAACAGAAATTGGCAACTACCTACATTATGTTGTGAATTTTGAAAACACAGGAACCTTTTATGCCGAAAATGTAGTAGTTCGACTTGAAGTAGACAGTAATAAATACGACATGAATTCATTACAATTACTGAACAGTTCTAATCCTTCTTCAACCAGAATTACTGGTAATATAGTTGAGTTTGTAATGCAAAACATCAACCTTGCAGCAGCCACTGGAACGCCTCCTGTTGGCGGACACGGAGATGTATTGTTCAAAATAAAAACCAAAGACAACTTAGTTACAAATGATACCGTTTTACAAAGAGCAGGCATTTATTTCGACTATAATTTCCCAGTGATAACAAACAATGCAGAAACCACTTTTGCGGAACTAAGCAACCCTATTTTTGAACCAGATAATAGCGTTAAAATCTATCCAAATCCAACAAACGCTATCATCAACATCAATTGTAGCACAACAATTAAATCTATTGAATTATATGACATTCAAGGTCGATTATTGGAAACGCGTTTAGAGAATTCTAATACTGTGGTATTTGACATTAGCCCAAAACAAAATGGCGTTTATTTCTTGAAAATAACTTCTGAAAATGGTAGTAAAGTTGAAAAAATAATGAAAGAGTAAAAGGAAAAAGTTGATAAGTTGATAAAGCGCAAATCTGAAAATGGTTTGTGCTTTTTCTATTTAAAAAACGGTCAAAATCAACTTTGATAAATAATTCTTAATTACCACTATCATTGGCGCTAATTTCATAAATTTGCTCACTCGAGACCTTTGGGCCGAACTGTATGTACCCGAGCGAAGCGAACGGAACGAAGTTAAATAAAAATTCAACCTATTGAAAAAGTTACTTTTTTGCCTCGGATTATGTTTGTTGGTGGCAAATGTTGCTTCTGCACAAAAAAAAACAACACCTATAAACATCGAGTACTCCGAATTTGCCGATAGAAATCAAGCCGAAATACCTGATGCATTGCTGTTACGCGGCAATGTCAGAATTAGCCATGATGGTGTGATTTTTACTTGCAATAAAGCCTATTTTTTTGAAAAAGAAAACTACCTGAAAGCTTTTGGCGATGTCCAAATGGTGCAAGGCGATACGCTTTTTCTTAACAGTAAATATGCCGAATACAATGGCCAAGTCAAACAAGCATTTGCGACTGGTAATGTAGTGATGCGTTCCCCGGAATCGACGTTGGTCACCGATACGATTAACTTTGACCGAAACAGTCAGGAAGCTTTCTACAATTCACACGCAACGATTAACAACAAAGACAACACTTTGAAAAGCAAATCGGGTCGTTATTATGCCAATGAAAAGAAGTTTAAATTCTTAACTGCGGTTACGATTACCAATCCGAAA includes:
- a CDS encoding LytTR family DNA-binding domain-containing protein, producing the protein MITAVLIDDDKHLRTGLKALLERYTNEIHIISEAESVKTGVALLEKIQPQVIFLDIHLSDGTGFDILEQLAKTKGKTNAHIVFITAHEQYAVKAFKFSALDFLLKPVDPEELQNTIAKIKEAVGKSNSFEHIDLLLENIRKKVDNFKRIALSTSDGIHLFEVSDIIRCEAKANYTEFFIKNHKPVLISKTLKEYEELLTEHGFERIHQSHLINLSYLKSYIKSDGGYVIMADNTKISIAQSKKERLQELIKAL
- a CDS encoding T9SS type A sorting domain-containing protein — translated: MKKLVLLLLLFTGIMVNAQIVNIPDANFKTTLLSASPTVQIAQDFNDQWIKIDANNDGEIQESEAEAVKVLAISELLIFNVTGLNSFSNVEDLRLSTSLISSLDVSALSNLRIMTCSNMPILNTITANNLTDLTDLSCYNLNNLNNLNISNLNSLTKLNCLSTSIDTLNLSGLTNLTEILFLGNTTTSINLTGLTNLTKLNCSYNQLTTLNVNGLTNLTDLNCSGNQLTNLNGLTDLVKLNCSYNKLTVLNVNGIASLSELDCSGNELTSLTVNGLTNLTKLFCNNTKITNLNINGLTNLVTLETSYNNELTSVTLANLTNLQEFKVIGNVASNSETLSQLTSLNINGLPNLSKLNCSYGKLTTLNLSGLNNLTELDCSSNLITSLNLTNLPNILKVNCSRNYISNLDASNLPSLVELTCAGVYIIGGQYSGQLTNLNVVGLANLKKLSCSGNLLTNLDLTGLTSLEELYCDGLNNIGQLTSLNVNNLANLRILSCINQQLTNLNVSNLVNLTNLNCSYNAISSLDLTGLINLEVLEYAYNQLANLNLINLPNLRTLNCSYNQLQTLNVLNLTSLEDLICSNNQLTTLNLSGLTNLITLNFSNNNLTLTNVSGLSTNLKTLICISNNLTNLDVSNLPNLETLNCYANELTSLEVSSLTSLKYLDFAQNQITAIEVSNLSLLETLNCARNQLTDLNINGLNNLVTLYCGENQLTSLDLTNHQNLKFLDYSNNTIPDLDVNFLTNLNSLGCAETQSTVLNVSNLTNLQSLYCDNNQLTTLDINNSPYLNVLRCNDNLLTTLFLKNGKAEQSLNFSNNPNLEYICADDSQIQSIQTTLNGLGMNATVSNSYCTFSPGGNHNTITGIAIFDDNNDGCDVTDVVNPFVRLNVSDGNENGATVTNINGTYNFYTGAGNYTIAPNTENPTWFTFSPNSAEFEFLNDNNNISTQNFCITAVGLHKDIEVVFTQLEPARPGFDAKYKVVYKNKGNQMLSGTVNLQFDDTKTDFVSASPAVDVTATNSLSWNFTNLMPFENRSIELMLNINSPMETPAVNNGDILNFTASITPVVDDELPSDNQFVFNQIVLGSFDPNDIICLEGDTVSPTEIGNYLHYVVNFENTGTFYAENVVVRLEVDSNKYDMNSLQLLNSSNPSSTRITGNIVEFVMQNINLAAATGTPPVGGHGDVLFKIKTKDNLVTNDTVLQRAGIYFDYNFPVITNNAETTFAELSNPIFEPDNSVKIYPNPTNAIININCSTTIKSIELYDIQGRLLETRLENSNTVVFDISPKQNGVYFLKITSENGSKVEKIMKE